In Candidatus Rokuibacteriota bacterium, the DNA window TCCGCTGGCCCCCCCATCCCCCCGAGGCGGGGGGTTACTCTCGCGACCCAACTGCACCCACGCCTGCGGCGTGGGTACCCGGTCGCTCGGAGCGCTGCGGTGTCCTGCGCTTCGCCGCCCGCTACGGCTCGTCGGAGTCGCGGTACGGGACGTTTCCCCTCGCCGCTCATCGCAGTCCCTCCAGCCGCGCGAACGAGCGGTGGACGCCGGCCGGGTCATCCCTCTCCTGCCTCCAGCAGCGCCAGCTCGCGCACCTTGGCGGCGATGTCAGGGGCCCGCACCAGCGCCTCGCCGACCAGGACGGCGTGGGCTCCCGCCGCGACGACGCGTTCCACGTCCTGCCGGGTGAAGAAGCCGCTCTCGCTGACCACGACCGGACCCGGCGGCACGAGGGGGAGCAGCGCCAGCGAGGTCTCCAGTCGCGTCTCGAAGGTCCGGAGGTCGCGGTTGTTGATCCCGATGACCGACGCGCCGAGCGAGAGCGCCGCGTCCAGCTCCCCCCGCCTGTGGACCTCCACCAGCGCGCCCAGCCCCAGTCCCTTGGCCGCGTGGACGAGGTCGATCAGCCGGGAGGCGTCGAGGGCCGCGACGACGAGCAGCACCGCGTCAGCCCCGAAGGCCCGCGACTCCCAGAGCTGGTATTCCTCCAGGATGAAGTCCTTCCTGAGCAGCGGAAGGTCCACGGCGGAGCGGACCTCGGCAAGGGTCTCGATGCGTCCCTGGAAGAACTTCTCGTCGGTCAGCACCGAGAGGGCAGCGGCGCCGCTGCCCGCGTATGTCCGGGCGACCGCGAGCGGATCGAAGGTGTCGGCCAGGACCCCCCGGGAGGGGGAGGCCTTCTTCAGCTCGGCGACGAGCGCGACCCGGCGGCCCGGTCTCCGGCGAAGGGCCGCGTCGAAGTCGCGGGGAGGGGCGAGGGGCTCACAGCGAGCCCGGAGCTCCGGGAGCGGGAGCGCGGCCTTCCGGCCGACAAGCTCTGCTTCCTTGTGACGGACGATCTCGTCGAGAACCCCCATGGCATGTCAGTCGGAGGGGGCCTCGACGGCCCCCGCCGAGGCCTCCCCCAGGAATCGCTTGCGCGGGCGAAGCCCGCGCTCGAAGAGCATTGCTCCGACCCGGACCTAGTAGTCGCTCCGGCGCGCCCCCAGGCGAGAGGGAAGGAGCTCCACCTGACGAAGCTGCTCGAGAACGTACTCGCGGATCGTGCGGGGCGGCGGGAGGTCCCGGATAAGCCTCCCCTGGGCGAGGAGCGGCTTGAGCAAAGCCTCGACGGCGCCCCCGCAGCGGCAGCGCTCGACCGGCTTGTGGACCGGCACCACGACGGCCGTCCCGCAGGCGCGGCAGCGGTACACCTGCTTCGACCCCGAGCGCTTCCCCCGCTTGGCCATGGGCCTCCCGTCGATCTCCATGATGTCCAGCGCGAAGTTCAGCACGGGGGCGTTGGCGATCGCGGTGCCGACGCCGTAGGCGTCCACCAGCGGGTTGAGCTTCGGGATCTCGTACTCGTCGATCCCGCCCGAGGCGATGAGCTTCACGTGCTCGAACCCCCGGTAGTCCAACTCCCAGCGCACCTCCTCCAGGATCCGGTAGAAGTCGCCGCGGCGGGACGAAGGGGTATCGAGCCGGACGGCGTAGAGATCCTTGCCGAGCGCTTCGGCGACGCGGATCGCCTCGAATTTCTCGTCCTGGAGCGTGTCGATGAGGGCGACCCGACGGACCTTGGGGTCGATGACCTCGTGGAACGCCTTGAGCGCCTCCACGGTGTCCCCCACGATGAGGACGAGGGAGTGCGGGATCGTCCCCATGGGATCGGCCTCGATCAGCTCCGCCGCCTTGGTGACGGCGACGCCGTCGCACCCCCCCACGAAGGCGTTGCGCTCGATCATGGGCGCGATGGCCGGGTGCATGCGGCGCGCCCCGAAGGAGATCACCTGCCGGTCGCCGGCGGCCTTCTTGCACCGCGCCGCCTTGGTCGCGATCCCCGAGGCCTGGCAGAGGAGCCCCAGCAGCGCGGTCTCGTACAGGCCCCACTCGACGTAGACGCCCTCGACGGTCAGCACGGGCTCGTAGGGGCGGAAGACCGTCCCCTCATCCATGGCCCAGACGTCGACGGGGAGGCCGCTCAGGAGCGCCGCAGCCTCCTCGATCCCGGCCAGGATCCCCCACTGCCAGTCCTCGGGGAGGCTCTTCAGCCTGACCTCGGCCTTGGCACGCTTTCGCTCGCCGCGCTGGCGCAGGATCTGGACGGTTCGGCCGAAATAGACGTCGTGAACCTCGCCGGCCTTGATCTCGGCGTCGCTGGCGAGGTGGAAGGGGCGTTTGGCGGGCTCTCCGGGCACTCCGTTCATCCTCCGTCGGGCTCCGGGGTGAGCCCGATTCTCCCAAATGGCCGCCGGGAAGTCAAGGAAGCTCGCAGGTTACGGCTCAGGCGGATCCGCCGCTCCGAAGAGAGCACTGTCAGTGACCCGGTAGAGCTCGAAGGGTAACGGGTCGCCCACTCGCCAGGTTCCCTCGAGAGGATGCGGTGCTGGACGAAGTAGCGAACCGTCGCCGGGTGGAGAACGATGCCGGCGCCCCGGCCCTCCAGAGGGGGCCGGGAGCGCTCGTAGACCCGGATCTCGCATCCCGCGTCGCGGAGCCAGAGGGCAGCGGTCAGCCCGCCCAGCGATCCGCCCATCACGACGATGCGGAGCGGGGAACCAGTGGAGCCTACCGGTAGTCCTCCGGGACGGCGGGCCTCAGTGCGTGAGCGCTCGGGGCCCCGCCGACTATAGCTCCAGGCTCTTCAGGTACGCGCGGAACGCATCGGCGAGGTCGGGACGGGCCAGCGCGAACTCCACCGTGGCCTTGAGGAAGCCGAGCTTGTCACCGGTGTCGTAGCGCTTTCCCTCGAACTCCACGGCGTAGAGCGGGCGCTGCCGGCGCAGGGCGCGCAGCCCGTCGGTGACCTGGATCTCGCCCCGGCCGTCCGGACGCGTCTCGGCGAGCATGCCGAAGAGGTCGGGGGTCAGCACGTACCGGCCGATGATGGCCAGGTCCGAGGGCGCCTCGTGCGGTGCCGGCTTCTCCACCAGGTCGAGAACCTCGAAGACGTTCCCGCCAAGAGGCTTGGGCCGGATCACGCCGTACCGGCCGATCTGATCGCTCGGGATGCGCTCCACCGCCACGACGGGGCCGCCGTACCGCTCGAAGACCTCGAGGAGCTGACGCATGCACGGGGTCTGGCTCACGATCAGGTCGTCGCCGAGGAAGACCGCGAAGGGCTCCTCGCCCACGAGCGGACGCGCG includes these proteins:
- the trpC gene encoding indole-3-glycerol phosphate synthase TrpC translates to MGVLDEIVRHKEAELVGRKAALPLPELRARCEPLAPPRDFDAALRRRPGRRVALVAELKKASPSRGVLADTFDPLAVARTYAGSGAAALSVLTDEKFFQGRIETLAEVRSAVDLPLLRKDFILEEYQLWESRAFGADAVLLVVAALDASRLIDLVHAAKGLGLGALVEVHRRGELDAALSLGASVIGINNRDLRTFETRLETSLALLPLVPPGPVVVSESGFFTRQDVERVVAAGAHAVLVGEALVRAPDIAAKVRELALLEAGEG
- a CDS encoding nicotinate phosphoribosyltransferase → MNGVPGEPAKRPFHLASDAEIKAGEVHDVYFGRTVQILRQRGERKRAKAEVRLKSLPEDWQWGILAGIEEAAALLSGLPVDVWAMDEGTVFRPYEPVLTVEGVYVEWGLYETALLGLLCQASGIATKAARCKKAAGDRQVISFGARRMHPAIAPMIERNAFVGGCDGVAVTKAAELIEADPMGTIPHSLVLIVGDTVEALKAFHEVIDPKVRRVALIDTLQDEKFEAIRVAEALGKDLYAVRLDTPSSRRGDFYRILEEVRWELDYRGFEHVKLIASGGIDEYEIPKLNPLVDAYGVGTAIANAPVLNFALDIMEIDGRPMAKRGKRSGSKQVYRCRACGTAVVVPVHKPVERCRCGGAVEALLKPLLAQGRLIRDLPPPRTIREYVLEQLRQVELLPSRLGARRSDY
- the galU gene encoding UTP--glucose-1-phosphate uridylyltransferase GalU, encoding MSVRKAVFPAAGLGTRFLPATKAQPKEMLPLVDKPTIQYVVEEAVASGLSEIIIVTGRGKRAIEDHFDAAFELEYYLQDRGKVEELAQIKTISELASVSYVRQKEPLGLGHAILCARPLVGEEPFAVFLGDDLIVSQTPCMRQLLEVFERYGGPVVAVERIPSDQIGRYGVIRPKPLGGNVFEVLDLVEKPAPHEAPSDLAIIGRYVLTPDLFGMLAETRPDGRGEIQVTDGLRALRRQRPLYAVEFEGKRYDTGDKLGFLKATVEFALARPDLADAFRAYLKSLEL